Proteins from one Deinococcus actinosclerus genomic window:
- a CDS encoding DUF2721 domain-containing protein, with the protein MADASLQVLTAMITPAVLISGAGTLLMSTSSRLGRVTDRVRQLTARFKVLVTEDGRAEPLARDEKRMIVKQLPRLARRSRIIVRAMTSLYLAVALLVLTSILIGGSALLGAQAGPLPVILAIAGAASLAYGALLLSFETRLSARTTKEEMQFLVNLGDHYAGLYDEALMSGVRQGVDQQ; encoded by the coding sequence ATGGCCGACGCGAGCTTGCAGGTCCTGACCGCCATGATCACCCCGGCCGTGCTGATCAGCGGCGCGGGCACCCTGCTCATGAGCACCAGCAGCCGCCTGGGCCGCGTGACCGACCGGGTGCGGCAGCTCACGGCGCGTTTCAAGGTGCTCGTGACCGAGGACGGCCGCGCCGAACCGCTGGCGAGGGACGAGAAACGCATGATCGTCAAGCAGTTGCCCCGGCTGGCGCGGCGCAGCCGCATCATCGTGCGGGCCATGACGTCCCTGTACCTCGCCGTGGCGCTGCTCGTCCTGACCAGCATCCTGATCGGCGGCAGCGCCCTGCTCGGCGCCCAGGCCGGGCCGCTGCCGGTCATCCTGGCTATCGCGGGCGCCGCCTCGCTCGCTTACGGCGCGCTCCTGCTGAGTTTTGAGACGCGCCTGAGCGCGCGCACCACCAAGGAGGAGATGCAGTTCCTCGTCAATCTTGGGGACCACTACGCCGGCCTGTACGACGAGGCGCTCATGAGCGGCGTCCGTCAGGGCGTCGATCAGCAATAG
- a CDS encoding exodeoxyribonuclease III: MTDVLKVTTLNVNGLRSALRKGLRDWAARERPDVLLLQEVRADPMPGALADLGYDSAWFPAQKAGYSGVAILSRRPLTDVRAGMPHAEMDAEGRVLSAVVGGVRFVSVYLPSGSSGPERQGFKDRVLLDFQAWTDALLAEGRPVVIGGDYNVAHQPIDLKNWRSNQKNSGFLPHEREWMTAHLAAGLTDTHRACLGDAAEYTWWSNRANAYANNVGWRIDYLLASGVTVREVRVDRDARLSDHAPLSGVIWQGKPLREA; the protein is encoded by the coding sequence ATGACGGACGTGTTGAAGGTCACCACGCTGAACGTGAACGGGCTGCGCAGCGCGCTGCGCAAGGGCCTGCGCGACTGGGCGGCGCGCGAACGCCCGGACGTGCTGCTGCTGCAGGAGGTGCGCGCCGATCCGATGCCGGGCGCGCTGGCGGATCTGGGCTACGACAGCGCGTGGTTCCCGGCGCAGAAGGCGGGGTACAGCGGCGTGGCGATCCTGTCGCGCCGGCCCCTGACGGACGTCCGCGCGGGCATGCCCCACGCCGAGATGGACGCCGAGGGCCGCGTGCTGAGCGCCGTGGTCGGCGGCGTGCGTTTCGTGAGCGTGTACCTCCCGAGCGGCAGCAGCGGCCCGGAGCGGCAGGGGTTCAAGGACCGTGTGCTGCTGGACTTCCAGGCCTGGACGGACGCCCTGCTCGCCGAGGGTCGGCCCGTGGTGATTGGTGGGGACTACAACGTCGCGCACCAGCCGATCGACCTGAAGAACTGGCGCTCGAATCAGAAGAACAGCGGTTTCCTGCCCCATGAGCGCGAGTGGATGACCGCGCACCTCGCCGCCGGCCTGACGGACACGCACCGCGCCTGCCTGGGCGACGCGGCGGAGTACACGTGGTGGAGCAACCGCGCGAACGCCTACGCCAACAACGTGGGCTGGCGCATCGATTATCTCCTCGCTTCGGGCGTGACCGTGCGGGAGGTCCGGGTGGACCGCGACGCGCGGCTGAGCGATCACGCGCCGCTCAGCGGCGTGATCTGGCAGGGCAAGCCGCTGAGGGAAGCGTAA
- a CDS encoding aminotransferase class I/II-fold pyridoxal phosphate-dependent enzyme, whose translation MWESRRAAAVPGSVFALMDAAKGRARAAGLGVVDLSIGSSDLPPPDAVLEVLRGATRDPGTYRYPLFSDTAPLREAAAAYLARRFGMRVDPEREVLPLIGAQEGLAHLLLAVTDPGDTLLLPDPCYPPYLGAAAVAGLNVVTLPLRPEAGFLPDLDAVPQGVQPRVLLLNYPNNPTSAVADAAFFRRAAAWCRARGTLLVHDHPYAELTFGAYRAPSALEAGLDGALDGVVELHSLSKTHHMGGFRVGFAAGDAGVMAALARVKGAVDFHPYLGIQRAAAHALGLPDGVGQAGAAVFEARRDALVPALRALGWEVALPEASMYAWARVPGLTDSVAFAVRAAETTGVAVSPGAAFGAGGEGFVRFALVQPPEVLREAARRLGTVSVD comes from the coding sequence ATGTGGGAGTCACGGCGGGCGGCGGCAGTTCCGGGGAGCGTGTTCGCGCTGATGGACGCCGCGAAGGGGCGGGCGCGGGCGGCGGGGCTGGGCGTCGTGGACCTGAGTATCGGGAGCAGTGATCTGCCGCCGCCGGACGCGGTGCTGGAGGTGCTGCGCGGCGCGACCCGCGATCCGGGCACGTACCGGTACCCGCTGTTCAGCGACACGGCTCCGCTGCGTGAGGCGGCGGCGGCTTATCTGGCGCGGCGGTTCGGGATGCGGGTGGACCCGGAGCGGGAGGTGCTGCCGCTGATCGGCGCGCAGGAGGGGCTGGCGCACCTGCTGCTGGCCGTGACCGATCCGGGAGACACCCTGCTGCTACCGGATCCGTGCTACCCGCCTTACCTGGGCGCGGCGGCGGTGGCGGGCCTGAATGTGGTCACGCTCCCCCTGCGGCCCGAGGCGGGCTTCCTGCCGGACCTGGACGCCGTGCCGCAGGGCGTGCAGCCGCGCGTGCTGCTGCTGAACTACCCGAACAATCCGACGTCGGCGGTGGCGGACGCGGCCTTCTTCCGGCGGGCGGCGGCGTGGTGCCGGGCGCGGGGGACGCTGCTCGTGCATGACCATCCGTACGCGGAACTGACCTTCGGAGCGTACCGCGCGCCGAGTGCGCTGGAAGCCGGGCTGGACGGCGCACTGGACGGGGTGGTGGAGCTGCACTCGCTGAGCAAGACGCACCACATGGGCGGTTTCCGGGTGGGGTTCGCGGCCGGGGACGCCGGGGTCATGGCGGCGCTGGCGCGGGTGAAGGGCGCAGTGGATTTCCACCCGTACCTGGGTATCCAGCGGGCGGCGGCGCACGCGCTGGGGCTGCCGGACGGGGTGGGCCAGGCGGGCGCGGCGGTGTTCGAGGCCCGCCGTGACGCGCTCGTGCCCGCGCTGCGGGCGCTGGGCTGGGAGGTGGCGCTGCCTGAGGCGAGCATGTATGCGTGGGCGCGCGTGCCGGGGCTGACCGACAGTGTAGCGTTCGCGGTGCGCGCCGCCGAGACGACCGGGGTCGCGGTGAGTCCTGGCGCGGCGTTCGGGGCTGGCGGGGAGGGGTTTGTACGCTTTGCCCTCGTGCAGCCGCCGGAGGTGCTGCGCGAGGCCGCGCGGCGGCTGGGCACGGTCTCGGTCGACTAG